The following are from one region of the Streptomyces decoyicus genome:
- a CDS encoding S1 family peptidase: MKHTSAPLSRTVLGGAGVVALIAAALTLQSAQAAPAEAPEPPTATAAAQRARDISSALGANAAGFYYDAQNHKLIVNVTTAAAADKARGAGADARIVKHSLTSLNAARATLKERATIPGTSWAMDPKTNQVVVVADRTVTGDRLKQLKSVASSLGDRATLRQSAGTLRPLIAGGSAVWGSGARCSLGFNVIKDGKPYFLTAGHCTNAVRSWSATQGGPEIAVTETGTFPGDDFGIARHTAAGLVHPSQVDLYNGRMQSITTVGDPIVGEKVQRSGSSTHVHGGDITAVEVTANYQEGSVEGLIQAGVCAETGDSGGPLFEGDTALGLTSGGRGDCLFGGESFYQPVREALEKTGSHIG, encoded by the coding sequence TTGAAGCACACAAGCGCACCCCTGTCCCGCACCGTCCTCGGAGGTGCCGGTGTGGTGGCCCTGATCGCCGCCGCACTCACCCTTCAGAGCGCCCAAGCCGCTCCCGCCGAGGCCCCTGAGCCCCCGACGGCGACTGCCGCTGCACAACGCGCCAGGGACATCAGCTCCGCCCTCGGCGCCAACGCGGCGGGCTTCTACTACGACGCCCAGAACCACAAGCTCATCGTCAATGTGACCACCGCGGCCGCCGCGGACAAGGCACGGGGAGCCGGCGCCGACGCCAGGATCGTCAAGCATTCCCTCACGTCGCTGAACGCCGCCCGCGCGACCCTCAAAGAGCGAGCCACGATCCCGGGGACGTCCTGGGCGATGGACCCCAAGACCAACCAGGTGGTCGTCGTCGCTGACCGTACGGTCACGGGCGACCGCCTGAAGCAGCTCAAGAGCGTCGCCTCCTCGCTCGGTGACCGGGCCACCCTCCGGCAATCGGCGGGGACGCTGCGGCCGCTGATCGCCGGTGGCAGTGCCGTCTGGGGGAGCGGCGCGCGCTGCTCGCTCGGCTTCAACGTCATCAAGGACGGGAAGCCGTACTTCCTGACCGCCGGGCACTGCACCAACGCGGTGCGAAGCTGGTCCGCCACACAAGGGGGCCCGGAGATCGCCGTGACGGAGACCGGCACCTTCCCCGGTGACGACTTCGGGATCGCCAGGCATACCGCCGCCGGCCTCGTGCACCCCAGCCAGGTGGACCTCTACAACGGCCGGATGCAGTCCATCACCACGGTCGGCGATCCGATCGTGGGGGAGAAGGTGCAGCGCAGCGGCAGCAGCACGCACGTCCACGGCGGTGACATCACCGCGGTCGAGGTGACAGCCAACTACCAGGAGGGGTCGGTCGAAGGTCTGATCCAGGCCGGCGTCTGTGCCGAAACCGGGGACAGCGGCGGCCCGCTCTTCGAGGGCGACACCGCACTCGGCCTGACCTCGGGCGGCAGGGGCGACTGCCTCTTCGGCGGCGAGTCCTTCTACCAGCCTGTGCGCGAGGCCCTGGAGAAGACCGGATCGCACATCGGCTGA
- a CDS encoding Ig-like domain-containing protein — MCPGRRTRSRNHRGQDRHRSRRIRKRHAIARPPGPRHRDLHRVGTRKPCPLTNGTATTTFNPLPKGTHSVTANYNGDVGFASSTGTALQTVT, encoded by the coding sequence TTGTGCCCCGGCCGCCGGACCCGAAGCAGGAACCACCGAGGTCAGGACCGGCACCGAAGCCGTCGTATACGTAAACGGCACGCCATTGCTCGTCCCCCCGGGCCCCGTCACCGTGACCTGCACCGTGTCGGAACCCGCAAACCGTGCCCTCTCACCAATGGCACGGCCACCACCACGTTCAATCCGCTGCCCAAGGGCACCCACTCCGTCACCGCCAACTACAACGGCGACGTCGGATTCGCGAGCTCGACCGGGACCGCTCTCCAGACGGTGACCTGA
- a CDS encoding IPT/TIG domain-containing protein has product MRFGATPAASFTVVSDSHIVVDAPPGTTGPLDVTVTTPGGISSPKTYNRVAAPGI; this is encoded by the coding sequence GTGCGGTTCGGTGCCACGCCGGCCGCCTCCTTCACCGTCGTCTCCGACAGCCACATCGTCGTCGATGCCCCGCCCGGAACCACCGGGCCGCTCGATGTCACGGTCACCACACCTGGCGGCATCAGCTCTCCGAAGACGTACAACCGAGTGGCCGCCCCCGGGATCTGA
- a CDS encoding GNAT family N-acetyltransferase: protein MIPELVRTWASGWALSRNTPRPVEQPWGLYIEVDSPGQVGRHVLSDADESSVRDAAASVTVPHTWLKVPMAPDEAEQWLPPGWVADKEESGHLMAADLRAETAPVAPEGYTATGESRDGVVYVRVYDASGECAAKGQMAVLGRAVVVDRVTTEEAHRRRGLGNFVMRILMGHAVDGGADLGVLGATDDGRALYETLGWKVHAPLAACIYRPWRYGR from the coding sequence ATGATTCCGGAACTCGTCAGGACCTGGGCGTCGGGCTGGGCCCTGTCACGCAACACGCCTCGGCCGGTCGAGCAGCCCTGGGGGCTCTACATCGAGGTGGATTCGCCCGGTCAAGTGGGGCGCCATGTACTGTCCGACGCCGATGAGTCCTCGGTCCGTGACGCCGCAGCCTCGGTGACCGTGCCGCACACCTGGCTCAAGGTGCCCATGGCGCCCGATGAGGCCGAACAGTGGCTTCCGCCGGGCTGGGTGGCGGACAAGGAGGAGTCAGGACATCTGATGGCTGCGGACCTGCGCGCCGAGACCGCCCCGGTGGCGCCCGAGGGGTACACCGCAACCGGGGAGAGCCGCGACGGCGTCGTCTACGTCCGGGTGTACGACGCCTCGGGCGAATGCGCCGCCAAGGGGCAGATGGCCGTCCTCGGGCGGGCCGTTGTCGTCGACCGCGTCACGACCGAGGAGGCCCACCGCCGTCGAGGTCTGGGCAACTTCGTGATGCGCATCCTCATGGGCCATGCCGTGGACGGGGGCGCGGACCTCGGGGTTCTGGGCGCGACCGACGACGGGCGCGCGCTGTACGAGACGCTGGGCTGGAAGGTGCATGCACCGCTGGCGGCATGCATCTACCGGCCCTGGCGATACGGTCGTTGA
- the yczE gene encoding membrane protein YczE: protein MEQKFRDQEAREVPRRHGGHVAAPPLPRASPSLPPLTYVRLGERPLRRFPQLFAGLALYGFSLSVMVRSSLGLSPWSVLNEGLAHHTSLSFGTLTAVVGVLVLLLWAPLKQRPKFGTVANIVVVASASDLGLLLVPEHLGLPARVGLLVGGVLLNGLSIAVYVGARFGPGPRDGLMTGASAATGRSLRLIRTLIEITVLAVGWLLDGSVGVGTVLYALTVGPTTQFFLPWFAYGSTAERMGRGSAGVTG, encoded by the coding sequence ATGGAGCAGAAGTTCAGGGACCAGGAAGCGCGGGAAGTCCCACGCCGTCACGGGGGACACGTCGCGGCGCCGCCCCTGCCCCGCGCGAGCCCGTCCTTGCCCCCGCTCACCTATGTCCGCCTCGGTGAGCGTCCGCTGCGACGCTTCCCGCAGCTGTTCGCCGGGCTCGCGCTGTACGGATTCAGCCTCTCGGTCATGGTCCGGTCCTCACTGGGCCTCAGCCCCTGGAGCGTCCTGAACGAGGGCCTGGCACACCACACCTCCCTGAGCTTCGGAACGCTCACCGCGGTGGTCGGCGTTCTCGTGCTGCTGTTGTGGGCCCCCCTCAAGCAGAGGCCGAAGTTCGGCACCGTCGCCAACATCGTCGTCGTGGCCTCCGCATCCGACCTCGGTCTCCTGCTCGTCCCCGAGCACCTCGGGCTCCCCGCCCGGGTCGGCCTGCTCGTCGGCGGTGTCCTGCTCAATGGACTGTCCATCGCCGTCTACGTCGGCGCGCGCTTCGGGCCCGGCCCCCGGGACGGGTTGATGACCGGCGCGTCCGCCGCCACCGGGCGTTCCCTCCGGCTCATCCGCACCCTGATCGAGATCACCGTGCTCGCCGTGGGCTGGCTGCTCGACGGGAGCGTGGGCGTCGGCACCGTGCTGTACGCACTCACAGTCGGCCCGACCACCCAGTTCTTCCTGCCCTGGTTCGCCTACGGCAGCACTGCCGAACGCATGGGCAGGGGTAGCGCAGGGGTCACGGGGTAG
- the yczR gene encoding MocR-like transcription factor YczR yields MAEAHPFPRVDRTDRTDRTLGSRRLAALLPDPAETRPAYRHLAQAISTLILDGRIALHVRLPAERELATALNTSRTTITAVYDLLRESGYAYSRQGSGTWTDLPEGRRPRGITRLLGTQETAIDLARAAPGLPGQTLVDALAQVTPQLAEHAHTPGYHPYGLPELRAAVAERFTRRGLATVPEQILVTSGAQHALTLVMGLLCRPGDRVMVENPSYPNALDAMRRARVRTVSVPVTDTGWDVEIVESTLRQAVPQLAYLIPDFQNPTGCLMPDHERARVLRAAQRSGTWLVIDETLADLALDVPAPPPFATHTTPGGAGQVVTIGSMSKTHWAGLRIGWLRAPARLVTELAGQRVATDMGGSVLDQLLALALLARAGELLPPRLEQLREQRAALAAALAEQFPRWTWHLPPGGLSLWVDLGEPVASALAERAQDYGVRMEGGTYFATDPGIFEQRLRIPYTTPPDTLREAVRRMAAALAAGPSPSPATRRPHWVA; encoded by the coding sequence ATGGCCGAGGCGCATCCCTTCCCGCGCGTGGACAGGACGGACCGCACCGACCGGACCCTGGGCAGCCGCCGGCTCGCCGCCCTGCTGCCCGACCCGGCGGAGACACGGCCCGCCTACCGGCACCTGGCCCAGGCGATCAGCACGCTGATCCTGGACGGTCGCATCGCGTTGCACGTCAGACTCCCCGCCGAACGGGAACTGGCCACCGCCCTCAACACCAGCAGGACCACCATCACCGCCGTGTACGACCTGCTGCGCGAGAGCGGTTACGCGTACAGCCGCCAGGGCTCCGGCACCTGGACGGACCTGCCGGAGGGCCGCAGACCCCGCGGCATCACCCGGCTCCTCGGAACCCAGGAGACCGCCATCGACCTGGCCAGGGCGGCCCCCGGACTGCCGGGGCAGACGCTCGTCGACGCGCTCGCCCAGGTCACCCCTCAGCTGGCCGAGCACGCGCACACTCCCGGCTACCACCCCTACGGCCTTCCGGAACTGCGCGCCGCCGTCGCCGAGCGGTTCACCCGGCGGGGCCTGGCCACCGTGCCCGAACAGATCCTGGTGACCTCCGGCGCTCAGCATGCACTCACACTGGTCATGGGGCTGCTGTGCCGCCCAGGCGACCGGGTCATGGTCGAGAACCCGTCCTATCCGAATGCTTTGGACGCCATGCGCCGCGCCCGGGTGCGCACCGTGTCGGTCCCTGTGACCGACACCGGCTGGGATGTCGAGATCGTCGAGTCGACCTTGCGTCAGGCGGTTCCCCAACTGGCCTATCTCATCCCCGACTTCCAGAACCCGACCGGTTGTCTGATGCCGGATCACGAGCGCGCCCGTGTCCTGCGCGCCGCCCAACGCTCCGGTACCTGGCTCGTCATCGACGAGACCCTGGCCGACCTCGCCCTCGACGTCCCGGCCCCGCCGCCCTTCGCCACCCACACCACGCCCGGCGGAGCCGGCCAGGTCGTCACCATCGGCTCGATGAGCAAGACCCACTGGGCGGGGCTGCGCATCGGCTGGCTGCGCGCCCCGGCGCGGCTCGTGACCGAACTCGCCGGGCAGCGGGTCGCCACGGATATGGGCGGCTCGGTCCTGGACCAGCTGCTGGCCCTGGCGCTGCTGGCGCGGGCCGGGGAACTGCTGCCGCCCCGCCTGGAACAGTTGCGCGAGCAGCGCGCCGCCCTGGCCGCCGCCCTGGCCGAGCAGTTCCCGCGGTGGACCTGGCACCTGCCGCCCGGTGGTCTGTCGCTATGGGTCGACCTGGGCGAACCCGTCGCCTCGGCGCTGGCCGAGCGGGCACAGGACTACGGCGTGCGGATGGAGGGCGGTACCTACTTCGCCACCGACCCGGGCATCTTCGAACAGCGCCTCCGCATCCCCTACACCACACCTCCGGACACCCTGCGCGAGGCCGTGCGCCGGATGGCCGCTGCCCTCGCCGCCGGACCCTCGCCCTCGCCCGCCACCCGGCGGCCGCACTGGGTCGCCTGA